The Nostoc sp. 'Lobaria pulmonaria (5183) cyanobiont' genome window below encodes:
- a CDS encoding zinc ribbon domain-containing protein, with protein sequence MATVSCPHCHQLVDSQAINCPYCRTTLKAYGHPGIPLHRAAGDGYLCDTCTYHADDTCNFPKRPYAKDCTLYQNIEETKLELEQQRYTNSFAVTVKSWVKRNQALLLLLGLLLVCLLFVILRS encoded by the coding sequence TTGGCTACTGTATCTTGTCCCCATTGCCATCAACTTGTTGATAGTCAAGCTATTAATTGTCCCTATTGTCGGACTACACTCAAAGCTTACGGTCATCCCGGTATTCCATTGCACCGCGCTGCTGGGGATGGGTATCTGTGCGACACCTGCACCTATCACGCTGATGATACTTGCAATTTTCCTAAACGTCCCTACGCCAAAGACTGTACCCTCTACCAAAATATTGAAGAGACAAAATTAGAGTTGGAACAGCAGCGTTACACTAACAGTTTTGCAGTAACTGTGAAAAGTTGGGTAAAACGCAATCAGGCTTTGTTGTTGCTATTAGGTTTATTATTGGTATGTTTGTTGTTCGTTATATTAAGGTCTTGA
- a CDS encoding AAA family ATPase: protein MPFNPELCRNESEVESKLIVQYLLPQLGYTPDTWHQEVAVGSIRLDFLAFAAQVIPFVLDANSPLSVVMEAKHPKQNLNHHIHRLRHYLTSLNVRYGLLTNGKEIRIYQKSQYDIQLLFQCSGKEVEIKLDEIKFFIGRDSLKEGQLVDKPEVQIENNLSFETKRQHSMKTIAIYHNKGGVGKTTVAVNLAAALRKKGKNVLLVDIDSQANTTFATGLIKFQFEEDDNLRERNVYHLLESGDFNFIPEVVRTSDYFNNPEIDVIPSHITLIEYQEKLNKILASRSRLVTKLKKVENNYDIVIIDTPPSRDLYAEVALIATDYLIIPSDLKPFANQGLPTVKNFVNQINESREMMGKSPINIIGVLASKISTNAKFLQYNFPKQREVISERYQLPIMESVIYDRTALSECMNQTIPVGDLEYPDPKSIIKFAELKTSAQISAEEFNVLADEVIRKMGVY, encoded by the coding sequence TTGCCTTTTAATCCTGAGCTGTGCCGTAACGAAAGCGAAGTTGAAAGCAAACTCATAGTGCAATATTTGCTACCGCAGCTAGGTTATACTCCTGACACCTGGCATCAAGAAGTTGCCGTTGGTAGCATCCGCTTAGATTTCTTAGCATTTGCCGCACAAGTGATTCCCTTTGTCTTAGATGCCAACTCACCGTTGAGTGTCGTCATGGAAGCGAAGCATCCCAAACAAAACTTAAATCATCATATCCATCGACTCAGGCATTATTTAACTAGCTTGAATGTCAGGTATGGGTTGCTGACTAATGGCAAAGAAATCAGAATTTATCAAAAATCGCAATATGATATTCAGCTATTGTTTCAATGTTCTGGAAAGGAAGTTGAGATCAAGTTAGATGAAATTAAATTTTTTATTGGTAGAGATAGCCTGAAAGAAGGACAGTTAGTAGATAAACCAGAAGTTCAAATAGAAAATAATTTAAGTTTTGAAACTAAGAGGCAACATTCAATGAAAACGATTGCAATCTACCACAACAAAGGCGGCGTTGGTAAGACTACTGTTGCAGTCAATCTTGCAGCAGCATTACGTAAAAAAGGTAAAAATGTACTTTTAGTTGATATAGATTCCCAGGCAAATACTACTTTCGCTACAGGATTAATAAAATTTCAATTTGAAGAAGATGATAATTTAAGAGAGCGGAACGTATACCATTTATTAGAATCAGGAGATTTTAACTTTATTCCAGAAGTCGTGCGTACATCTGATTATTTCAACAATCCAGAAATTGATGTTATTCCTTCACATATCACATTAATTGAATATCAGGAGAAACTCAATAAAATATTAGCTAGTAGGAGCAGGCTAGTAACAAAACTAAAAAAGGTAGAAAATAACTATGATATTGTAATTATTGATACTCCTCCCTCTAGAGATTTGTATGCTGAAGTTGCACTGATTGCTACTGATTACCTGATAATTCCATCCGATTTGAAACCATTTGCTAACCAAGGTTTACCAACGGTCAAAAATTTTGTTAATCAAATTAATGAATCGAGAGAAATGATGGGTAAATCGCCCATTAATATAATCGGCGTTCTTGCTTCTAAAATCTCAACAAATGCTAAATTTTTACAATACAATTTCCCGAAACAGAGAGAAGTAATTTCAGAGCGCTATCAACTGCCAATAATGGAATCTGTAATTTATGACAGAACAGCGTTATCAGAATGTATGAATCAGACTATCCCAGTTGGAGATTTAGAATATCCTGACCCGAAATCTATTATAAAATTTGCCGAGTTAAAAACTTCTGCTCAAATTTCTGCTGAAGAATTTAATGTATTAGCAGATGAAGTTATCCGAAAAATGGGGGTTTATTAA
- a CDS encoding ParB N-terminal domain-containing protein yields MINFSLVDVKSIASNQPRSNFAEADLENLADIIIETGGIIRPLVVKVTGVESYTVVDGHFEYYAAVRAREKNPRQGEMVNAFVIAPKLEDLVVKQVASLKEIDSSTKQVTLQSETTKLEPRLANLELRLEKQFNEFKSEFLQERQRIDSQFKQLENLIPQKSEQSNPLSLLNSLDKDELSIKLQRSRIPGAEKLAKGIFDARRKKPKQEFEDYRDVVKSVKSLGDKTIKLGDKTILTIIDEWSRS; encoded by the coding sequence ATGATTAATTTTTCTTTAGTGGATGTCAAAAGTATTGCTTCTAATCAACCTCGTTCAAATTTTGCAGAAGCTGATTTAGAAAACCTTGCAGATATAATTATAGAAACTGGAGGAATTATCAGACCATTGGTTGTGAAAGTGACAGGAGTAGAGAGCTATACGGTAGTTGATGGACATTTTGAATATTATGCTGCTGTCAGGGCGCGAGAAAAAAACCCTCGACAAGGTGAGATGGTTAATGCTTTTGTCATTGCTCCAAAATTAGAGGATTTAGTAGTAAAGCAAGTTGCATCTCTCAAAGAAATTGATTCTTCTACTAAACAAGTAACACTACAGTCTGAAACAACAAAGTTAGAACCACGTCTGGCAAATTTAGAATTACGTCTTGAGAAGCAATTTAATGAGTTTAAGTCAGAATTTCTACAAGAAAGACAGAGAATAGATAGTCAGTTCAAGCAACTTGAAAACCTTATTCCCCAAAAGAGTGAACAAAGTAATCCACTTAGTTTATTGAACTCTTTGGATAAAGACGAGTTATCTATAAAGTTACAACGCTCTAGGATTCCTGGAGCTGAAAAACTTGCAAAGGGCATATTTGATGCTCGACGCAAGAAACCAAAGCAAGAGTTTGAAGATTACCGCGATGTAGTAAAGTCTGTTAAAAGCTTGGGTGATAAAACAATAAAATTGGGTGATAAAACAATTTTGACTATTATTGATGAGTGGTCAAGGAGTTAG
- a CDS encoding Uma2 family endonuclease → MLLKLQQIIVKPGQQMLFQDITWEQLEKILEEMGERRAARISYSHGWLEIMVPLPEHEKDKEYIGELVRVLLDKLQIDFEPFGSTTLKNERMLQAVEPDTSFYIKNQAAIIGKNRIDLNVDPPPDLAIEIDITSRTRFENYEILGVPELWRHTQQGLEIFLLKEGKYIKSESSPNFPDIPIVELVNEYVQQCLTIGRSQAIRNFKDWVNNNL, encoded by the coding sequence ATGCTTTTAAAACTGCAACAAATTATTGTAAAACCTGGTCAACAAATGTTGTTTCAAGATATTACTTGGGAGCAGTTAGAAAAGATTTTAGAAGAAATGGGGGAAAGGCGTGCTGCACGTATTTCTTATAGTCATGGTTGGTTAGAAATTATGGTTCCCCTACCAGAACACGAAAAAGATAAAGAATATATTGGTGAATTAGTAAGAGTTTTATTAGACAAACTTCAAATTGATTTTGAGCCTTTTGGTTCTACAACTCTTAAAAATGAGCGAATGCTGCAAGCAGTAGAACCAGATACCAGTTTTTATATTAAAAATCAAGCTGCTATCATTGGTAAAAATCGCATTGATTTAAATGTAGATCCACCACCAGATTTAGCAATCGAAATTGATATTACTTCTCGCACTCGGTTTGAGAATTATGAAATTTTGGGAGTTCCTGAACTTTGGCGACATACACAACAAGGTTTAGAAATTTTCTTGCTAAAAGAAGGTAAATATATAAAATCTGAATCTAGTCCTAATTTTCCTGATATCCCAATTGTTGAATTAGTGAATGAATATGTTCAGCAGTGTTTAACAATTGGCAGAAGTCAAGCTATCCGTAATTTTAAAGATTGGGTTAATAATAATTTATAA
- a CDS encoding FHA domain-containing protein, translating to MKVKVSYSPNLSEVNEVDITLETTPRGEWVIGRSPDSDLVLDSPDISRVHAKFFIKSGNYYFSDLGSRNGSIFNGKQTEKDRSYSLSDGDIIRIADYVLILSAVAPAYEQPETVFRIIDPSLFSRSRSPENVSAANVVNPAPEAVNKVPAPISQEVETPEIKAASPEISEISEVVSNQPDDVIPVVEIIAPENIIQPPEAVNDVPHDVRNEIGDLPTFSKPDGEEVGVPEVSEASEVSLTEPNDAIAARENIIETPEEESVLPEANHDEAVGFEAALATESTFVQQRDISAIPETTDDENAELEAALEAEVTFVQPRDIFNEVPAQSPIPEATDDENTELEAALAAEVTSVQPRDIFHHVSEEESDIPEATHDEVVNLDTPVAEKASEVVENKEIQPQEALSQATQDTTDEAIDWDTSVTAADSADVDKVEPTSAVDETISKVSEASTAPDDAVAEVLSNQYIDLSNASTEEVSLYVDGVAAQISEISDLTDIPSLETTESGTTENISQTIEELPEVEEDRYDETPEETNVSESPQAIIERNIVLLAHESKKSELAELVSEHQEFFSQSFTITWPSVSEVLHQQAGITISQQTAAPTSGGYQTIASLVGAGEIVAVIFLRDLLQPQPGQANEEALLRLCTINQVLLATNLPTAEAIVHYLKHI from the coding sequence ATGAAAGTAAAAGTTAGCTACTCACCAAATTTAAGTGAAGTCAATGAAGTTGACATTACCCTAGAAACTACACCGAGAGGAGAATGGGTAATAGGCCGTTCTCCTGATTCTGATTTAGTCCTAGACAGCCCTGATATCAGTCGGGTACATGCTAAGTTTTTTATTAAAAGTGGAAATTACTACTTCTCTGATCTTGGCAGTAGAAATGGCTCAATATTTAATGGGAAACAAACTGAAAAAGATCGATCATATTCTTTGAGCGATGGAGATATTATTCGGATTGCAGATTATGTTTTGATTTTGTCAGCAGTTGCTCCCGCTTATGAGCAACCAGAGACAGTCTTTAGAATTATAGATCCTTCACTGTTTTCTCGATCGCGATCGCCTGAAAATGTCAGCGCTGCCAATGTTGTCAATCCAGCCCCAGAAGCAGTCAACAAAGTTCCAGCGCCAATTAGTCAAGAAGTAGAAACACCTGAAATTAAAGCTGCTTCCCCAGAAATCAGCGAAATCTCAGAAGTTGTTTCTAATCAACCTGATGATGTCATCCCGGTTGTTGAGATAATCGCCCCTGAAAACATCATTCAACCACCAGAAGCAGTCAACGATGTTCCACACGATGTCCGTAATGAAATTGGAGATTTGCCTACATTCAGTAAACCAGATGGTGAGGAAGTAGGGGTTCCAGAAGTCAGCGAAGCCTCAGAAGTTTCTTTGACTGAACCTAATGACGCCATAGCTGCACGTGAGAACATCATTGAAACTCCTGAAGAGGAAAGTGTCCTTCCAGAAGCTAACCACGATGAGGCTGTAGGCTTTGAAGCAGCACTGGCGACAGAATCTACTTTCGTACAACAGCGTGATATAAGTGCTATTCCAGAAACTACCGACGACGAGAATGCAGAGTTAGAGGCAGCACTAGAAGCAGAAGTTACCTTCGTACAGCCACGGGATATTTTCAACGAAGTTCCTGCACAGAGTCCTATTCCCGAAGCTACCGACGATGAGAATACAGAGTTGGAGGCAGCACTAGCAGCAGAAGTTACCTCCGTACAGCCGCGCGATATTTTCCACCATGTATCTGAGGAGGAGAGTGACATTCCCGAAGCTACTCATGATGAAGTAGTGAATTTGGATACGCCAGTCGCAGAAAAAGCCAGTGAAGTTGTTGAAAACAAAGAGATTCAGCCACAAGAAGCATTGAGCCAAGCTACACAGGATACCACTGATGAAGCGATAGATTGGGATACGTCAGTTACAGCAGCAGACAGCGCAGATGTTGACAAAGTAGAACCTACTTCTGCGGTAGATGAAACAATAAGCAAAGTTTCTGAAGCATCAACTGCACCAGATGATGCCGTTGCGGAAGTTTTAAGCAATCAATACATTGATTTGAGTAATGCAAGTACTGAAGAAGTTAGTCTATATGTTGATGGTGTTGCTGCACAAATAAGTGAAATTTCTGACTTAACTGATATTCCATCTTTGGAAACAACAGAAAGTGGAACAACTGAGAACATCAGTCAAACTATTGAAGAATTACCTGAAGTAGAAGAAGATCGTTATGATGAAACTCCAGAAGAAACAAATGTCAGTGAGTCTCCTCAAGCAATCATTGAAAGAAATATAGTTTTGCTCGCTCATGAAAGCAAGAAATCAGAACTTGCTGAATTGGTTTCTGAACATCAGGAATTTTTCTCACAGAGTTTTACAATTACCTGGCCATCTGTTAGCGAAGTCTTACATCAACAAGCAGGGATAACTATTAGTCAACAAACTGCCGCACCAACTTCTGGAGGATATCAAACAATTGCTTCATTGGTTGGAGCCGGAGAAATTGTAGCAGTTATTTTCCTGCGAGATTTGCTGCAACCTCAGCCAGGTCAAGCAAATGAAGAAGCACTGTTAAGATTATGCACTATTAATCAAGTTTTATTGGCTACTAATTTGCCAACAGCAGAAGCGATCGTGCATTATCTGAAACACATATAG
- a CDS encoding DUF6760 family protein, with protein sequence MSPLQYSIFSGARTSGGVVSYPSDTLYEEVAFIAYHFHWSQNDILNLEHTTRQRWVGEINKINQKLI encoded by the coding sequence ATGTCCCCACTGCAATACTCAATTTTCAGTGGAGCTAGAACTAGCGGGGGAGTCGTAAGCTACCCCTCTGATACTTTATATGAGGAGGTAGCTTTTATTGCTTATCATTTCCATTGGTCACAAAATGATATTTTAAATTTAGAGCACACTACCCGTCAGCGTTGGGTAGGAGAAATCAATAAAATTAACCAAAAATTAATATGA
- a CDS encoding phage tail protein, whose translation MDFWKWFEKVQQGNWSQQRRLVALSIYNQANEEVARFELAGAWPASYKIADVNARSNDIEIEEIEVAFEEFKRVK comes from the coding sequence ATGGATTTTTGGAAGTGGTTTGAAAAAGTCCAACAGGGTAATTGGTCACAGCAACGTAGACTTGTTGCTTTGTCTATTTATAATCAGGCAAATGAAGAAGTAGCTAGATTTGAATTAGCCGGTGCTTGGCCTGCAAGTTACAAAATTGCCGATGTCAACGCCCGTAGCAATGACATCGAAATTGAGGAAATAGAGGTTGCTTTTGAGGAATTTAAACGCGTGAAATAA
- a CDS encoding Pvc16 family protein — protein MFQPLNHYSGGDGEWGRSCSKYLPSANAQYFDSLLYERLGQRPATVNWAPAWFDVSLLLTAWDRTALGEHHFISEALTVLLRHRTLEEEFLVPELRGYGNLNLTVALEPPIEIGSLWSALNVPLRSALYLTVTIPFEPQPTPVPLVWERIFNLRNQSSCDSDSLVLTRRVAIAGIVSVRLVRWLLTTNKALKRHGGTLSIVIL, from the coding sequence ATTTTCCAGCCCCTCAATCATTATTCTGGGGGAGATGGGGAGTGGGGGAGAAGTTGCAGTAAGTATTTACCCTCTGCCAATGCCCAATACTTCGACTCCCTTCTCTACGAGAGGCTGGGCCAACGACCTGCTACTGTAAATTGGGCACCCGCTTGGTTTGATGTTTCGCTGCTATTAACAGCCTGGGATAGAACAGCTTTAGGTGAGCATCACTTTATTAGTGAGGCGTTGACTGTGCTGTTGCGCCATCGCACCTTGGAAGAGGAGTTTTTGGTTCCTGAATTGCGGGGCTATGGGAATTTGAACCTGACAGTTGCTTTAGAGCCGCCAATTGAGATTGGCTCTTTATGGAGCGCTCTCAATGTGCCATTGCGTTCAGCCTTATATTTGACAGTTACAATACCCTTCGAGCCACAACCTACTCCAGTACCTTTGGTTTGGGAGCGAATTTTCAATTTGCGAAATCAATCGTCTTGCGATAGTGACAGTCTAGTATTAACCAGGCGAGTTGCGATCGCGGGTATTGTCAGCGTCAGACTGGTTCGGTGGTTGCTTACGACCAACAAGGCTCTGAAAAGGCACGGTGGAACATTGTCAATTGTTATCCTTTAA
- a CDS encoding sensor histidine kinase, producing MTFDFRLAVLGFSVQKLENGSNYLSSSDIQSFYQLESEQLTSQYPIFFARIVYHDSLLKAHQEVINYGQDQAPFPPKTLAYLRSEVWLTDFPPTLTLHEFRLKDFSSISYICPIGYRNQKPEYIQIITHQPLSESLQLYVKRSAMLLSKYVNISLDYGRQKTEIKLLEDILHRVGHQLRNSLGLIGLYAHNLCLGLEDSPWQEQATIIGESIQDLDTNLTELIDCGQSAKLRVKFQDLRSLLVESITSLQPLINQKQLKISIPDTSTILKIDKLQIKQVFDNILSNAVHFSPNLGTITCSWQIFQDEVLIKISDQGPGLSQEDSQKVFTPFYSRRKGGTGLGLTIAKKIILDHQGSIWAQVLSESGAQFSVILPRPRNG from the coding sequence TTGACTTTTGACTTCCGCCTTGCGGTACTAGGCTTTTCTGTACAAAAACTAGAAAATGGCTCTAATTATTTGAGTTCCTCAGACATCCAAAGCTTTTATCAGCTAGAGTCTGAGCAGTTAACGAGTCAATATCCAATTTTTTTCGCTCGGATTGTCTATCATGATTCATTGTTAAAAGCTCATCAAGAAGTTATAAATTATGGTCAAGACCAAGCTCCTTTTCCTCCAAAAACTTTAGCTTATTTGCGGTCAGAAGTATGGCTTACAGATTTTCCGCCTACTTTGACTTTACATGAATTTAGACTTAAGGACTTTTCATCCATTTCTTACATTTGCCCCATAGGCTATAGAAATCAAAAACCTGAATACATTCAAATCATTACTCATCAACCTCTCTCAGAGAGTTTGCAATTGTACGTAAAACGCTCTGCTATGCTTCTAAGTAAGTATGTAAATATTTCCTTGGACTATGGAAGACAAAAAACTGAAATTAAACTTTTGGAAGATATCCTGCATCGAGTCGGACATCAATTGCGTAACTCTCTAGGACTCATAGGATTGTATGCACACAATCTCTGCTTAGGGTTAGAGGATAGCCCTTGGCAAGAGCAAGCAACAATCATCGGTGAAAGCATACAAGATTTAGATACTAATTTAACCGAACTGATTGATTGCGGTCAAAGTGCAAAATTAAGGGTGAAATTTCAAGATTTAAGAAGTTTGTTAGTTGAAAGTATCACAAGTTTACAACCTCTAATTAATCAAAAACAACTTAAAATATCGATTCCAGATACATCGACAATATTGAAGATAGACAAATTACAAATAAAACAAGTTTTTGACAATATTCTTAGTAATGCTGTTCATTTCAGCCCGAATTTAGGAACTATTACCTGTAGCTGGCAAATTTTTCAAGATGAAGTTTTAATTAAAATCTCCGATCAAGGGCCAGGATTGTCTCAAGAAGATTCACAAAAAGTATTTACCCCATTTTATTCCCGGCGTAAAGGAGGCACAGGACTGGGTTTAACTATTGCTAAAAAAATCATTTTGGATCATCAAGGAAGTATCTGGGCACAAGTTTTATCAGAAAGTGGGGCACAATTTTCTGTGATTTTACCTCGACCAAGGAATGGATAA
- a CDS encoding response regulator gives MANDNKKLSVLLVDDEERFRQGLRTLLNFYSINSALPVEVMGDADSVEQVLKFTTQKCPDLILLDMQFERM, from the coding sequence ATGGCTAATGATAATAAAAAACTTTCAGTTTTGCTAGTAGATGACGAAGAACGCTTCCGTCAAGGGTTACGTACTCTCCTAAATTTTTATAGTATTAATTCTGCATTACCTGTAGAAGTTATGGGTGATGCAGATTCTGTTGAGCAGGTTTTGAAGTTTACAACCCAGAAGTGTCCAGATTTAATTTTGCTGGATATGCAATTTGAAAGGATGTGA
- a CDS encoding response regulator transcription factor gives MFKNRVATQLCEAIDTVTRSEVYLPSEVASRFFRFFQAYSDSCVKACHEVHLTEREQEVLYWLTQGASNEEIAKHLYVTVATVKAHLTSIFEKLKVTSRTQAIVAALKLGLVHA, from the coding sequence GTGTTTAAAAATCGTGTGGCAACCCAATTGTGTGAGGCTATTGACACTGTAACAAGATCGGAAGTTTATCTACCTTCAGAAGTTGCTAGTCGATTTTTTCGGTTTTTTCAGGCTTATTCAGATTCTTGTGTAAAAGCATGTCATGAGGTGCATTTAACCGAAAGAGAACAAGAAGTTTTATACTGGTTAACTCAAGGTGCTTCTAATGAAGAAATCGCTAAACATTTATATGTAACAGTTGCTACTGTTAAGGCGCATCTCACCAGTATTTTTGAAAAATTGAAGGTTACTAGTCGGACTCAAGCGATTGTGGCTGCCCTCAAGTTAGGATTAGTTCACGCTTGA